The proteins below are encoded in one region of Fibrella aestuarina BUZ 2:
- a CDS encoding SixA phosphatase family protein, which yields MKRILYIVRHAKAEDRAAFLSDHDRELVPEGIMAAARIGKYLREKSIMATQLVSSTAPRARDTAKVVAEQLGIDPETIRLDEKLYDGGPKAYMAVVNALPADCEAAMIFGHNPDVSYFTEYLTHQNIGSMSKGSVAAITFDNMHWSEVSGRTGFLSFYVTPKELLKS from the coding sequence ATGAAACGTATCCTTTACATTGTTCGCCATGCGAAGGCTGAAGATCGGGCGGCTTTTCTGAGCGATCACGACCGCGAACTGGTACCGGAGGGTATCATGGCGGCAGCGCGCATCGGCAAGTACCTGCGGGAGAAGAGCATCATGGCTACGCAGCTAGTCAGCAGCACGGCTCCCCGCGCCCGCGATACGGCCAAAGTGGTGGCCGAGCAACTCGGCATCGACCCCGAAACGATCCGGCTCGACGAGAAACTGTATGATGGTGGCCCCAAAGCCTACATGGCGGTCGTCAATGCCCTGCCCGCTGATTGCGAGGCGGCAATGATCTTCGGGCATAACCCCGATGTGTCGTATTTCACCGAATACCTGACGCACCAGAACATCGGGTCCATGAGTAAGGGAAGCGTAGCCGCCATTACGTTCGACAACATGCACTGGAGCGAGGTGTCGGGCCGAACCGGGTTCCTGTCGTTCTACGTTACGCCGAAGGAACTCCTTAAGTCATGA
- a CDS encoding aminotransferase class V-fold PLP-dependent enzyme yields the protein MIQQQTPLTCQRTQYTYPADAHYLNCATRAPLSQTVAQAGLDAINRQLNPMGLTPDDFFTGAVAVRELFSQLINLPDPSRIAVIPAISYGMAVVARNLPNKPGLQAGQRIVLVGSEFPSDVYAWDRVSAELDLTIHTVTMPDTLPAADAWNEALLAAITPDTSLVVCPMIHWMYGTRFDLEAVGVRCRAVGAWLAVDGTQSVGALPFDWQRIQPDALVCAGYKWLMGPYSMGLACYGPAFDEGIPLEEAWMNRLDSNQFHRLMDYQPQYRPGAYRYNVGEHTHFTQMPMLEAALRQLLDYQPERIQTYCRELMADALPELESLGYQLEPETGRGHHLLGVWVPPHLDAMAVTKTLLARNVSVSARGRAIRVSPHVYNTPADVQALVEALR from the coding sequence ATGATTCAGCAACAGACGCCGCTTACCTGCCAACGTACCCAGTACACGTACCCCGCCGATGCCCATTACCTCAATTGTGCCACGCGGGCACCGCTCAGCCAGACGGTCGCGCAGGCGGGGCTCGACGCCATCAACCGGCAATTGAACCCGATGGGCCTGACGCCCGACGATTTTTTTACGGGTGCCGTAGCGGTGCGCGAGCTGTTTAGTCAACTCATCAACCTGCCTGACCCATCGCGCATTGCCGTCATTCCGGCTATTTCGTATGGCATGGCGGTGGTAGCCCGCAACCTGCCCAACAAGCCCGGTTTGCAGGCCGGGCAGCGCATTGTGCTGGTCGGTAGCGAATTTCCGTCGGATGTCTACGCCTGGGATCGGGTGAGCGCCGAACTGGACCTAACCATCCACACGGTCACGATGCCCGACACACTGCCCGCTGCCGACGCCTGGAACGAAGCACTGCTGGCCGCCATCACGCCCGACACATCGCTGGTGGTCTGCCCCATGATTCACTGGATGTACGGCACCCGGTTCGACCTGGAAGCCGTGGGGGTACGTTGCCGCGCGGTGGGGGCCTGGCTGGCCGTAGACGGCACGCAGAGCGTGGGTGCCCTGCCATTCGACTGGCAGCGGATTCAGCCCGACGCGCTGGTTTGTGCGGGCTACAAATGGCTGATGGGCCCTTACTCAATGGGCCTGGCCTGCTACGGCCCGGCGTTCGACGAGGGTATTCCGCTGGAAGAAGCGTGGATGAACCGGCTCGACAGCAATCAGTTTCACCGATTGATGGACTATCAGCCGCAGTACCGCCCCGGCGCGTACCGTTACAACGTGGGCGAACATACGCACTTTACGCAGATGCCGATGCTCGAAGCCGCCCTGCGCCAATTACTCGACTACCAGCCCGAGCGCATTCAAACTTATTGCCGCGAGCTGATGGCCGACGCCCTGCCCGAACTCGAAAGCCTGGGCTACCAGCTTGAACCCGAAACGGGCCGGGGCCACCACCTGCTGGGTGTGTGGGTGCCGCCCCACCTCGACGCCATGGCGGTCACGAAGACCCTGTTGGCCCGTAATGTGTCGGTGTCGGCCCGGGGTCGCGCCATTCGGGTCTCGCCGCACGTCTATAACACGCCCGCCGATGTGCAGGCACTGGTTGAGGCGTTGCGCTAG
- the xerD gene encoding site-specific tyrosine recombinase XerD produces MWERYSTAFKNYLRLERSLSEHSIDAYLHDVTYLHQYLQLTQPDVQPQTVQERHIMGFLQYVGELGLSAQSQARMLSGLKAFFKYLLLDNLIQHDPAQRIGGPKLGRKLPDTLSFPEIDQMLGAIDLSAPAGPRDRAILEVLYSSGLRVSELLDLRLTDCYFDSGFVRVIGKGNKARFVPIGGDAIKYTRQYVEHSRSQIDIQKGDEDTLFLNRRGTKLSRVTVFTTIKALAAAVGIHKTISPHTFRHSFATHLIEGGADLRAVQQMLGHESITTTEIYTHLDRDYLQQTLTDFHPRSRKRTERG; encoded by the coding sequence ATGTGGGAACGCTACAGCACCGCTTTCAAGAATTACCTCCGCCTCGAACGCTCGCTGTCGGAGCACTCCATCGACGCGTACCTGCACGACGTAACGTACCTGCACCAGTACCTGCAACTAACCCAGCCCGACGTGCAGCCACAGACCGTGCAGGAACGGCACATCATGGGCTTTTTGCAATACGTGGGCGAGTTGGGGCTGTCGGCGCAGAGTCAGGCGCGGATGCTGTCGGGGCTGAAAGCGTTTTTCAAATACCTGCTGCTCGACAACCTGATTCAACACGATCCAGCGCAGCGCATTGGCGGACCGAAGCTGGGCCGAAAGCTACCCGATACGCTTAGCTTCCCGGAAATCGACCAGATGCTGGGGGCCATCGACCTCTCAGCGCCGGCCGGGCCACGCGACCGCGCCATTCTGGAAGTGCTCTACAGCTCGGGCCTGCGGGTGTCGGAACTGCTCGACCTGCGCCTGACCGACTGCTATTTCGATTCGGGATTCGTACGGGTGATCGGGAAAGGCAACAAGGCCCGGTTTGTGCCCATCGGCGGCGACGCCATCAAATACACCCGGCAATACGTGGAACACAGCCGCAGCCAGATCGACATCCAGAAGGGCGACGAAGACACGCTCTTCCTGAACCGGCGCGGCACCAAACTGTCGCGCGTCACGGTGTTCACGACCATTAAAGCACTGGCGGCGGCGGTCGGTATTCACAAGACCATCAGCCCGCACACCTTCCGGCATTCGTTTGCGACGCACCTGATCGAAGGCGGGGCCGACCTCCGCGCTGTGCAGCAGATGCTGGGCCACGAGTCGATCACGACGACCGAAATCTATACCCACCTCGACCGCGATTACCTCCAGCAGACGCTGACGGATTTCCACCCGCGATCGAGAAAAAGGACCGAACGCGGCTGA
- the eat gene encoding ethanolamine permease has product MNRQLTNSKLLLKPASASPALHRVLTVPQLWGIAVGLVISGEYFGWNYGWAVAGTVGFAAATVLVTIFYITFIFSYTELTAAIPDAGGPFAYAYRAFGPMGGFSAGFATLVDFLLAPPAIAAALGAYAHFLNPDLSPQWVGAVAYVVFVSINLLGVRDSANFSLVVTILAVAELLVFMALVAPGFQLKNVVAHTDSFGWSGVFAALPFAIWFYLAIEGVAMVAEEVKDPRRSIPRAYLLSIGTLVVLAIGTMLLCAGAGDWRQLATIDYPLPETLAMVLGKGSVWTSLFASIGLFGLVASFHCNTLGYSRQLYVLARNGYLPAFLGQVNERFRTPHWASIVGGLIGLGALFSGTTDQIIIFSVLGALVMYIVSLLSLFALRRNEPQLERPFRTPFYPVMPAVSLVLALICLLAIVYFNLLLSLLFVGLGAISLGLFWRFGRQRINVHLTTLGEAERH; this is encoded by the coding sequence GTGAACAGACAACTTACAAACTCAAAACTCCTCCTGAAACCTGCATCCGCCTCCCCCGCTCTGCACCGCGTTCTGACCGTTCCCCAGCTCTGGGGCATCGCCGTTGGGCTGGTCATTTCGGGTGAATATTTTGGCTGGAACTACGGCTGGGCGGTAGCCGGTACGGTGGGGTTTGCCGCCGCCACGGTGCTGGTGACGATCTTTTACATCACCTTCATTTTCAGCTATACCGAACTCACCGCCGCCATTCCCGATGCGGGCGGGCCCTTCGCCTACGCCTACCGCGCCTTTGGGCCGATGGGTGGTTTCAGTGCCGGTTTCGCCACATTGGTCGATTTTTTGCTGGCACCACCTGCTATCGCCGCAGCGCTCGGGGCCTACGCCCACTTCCTAAATCCCGACCTGTCGCCCCAGTGGGTGGGGGCCGTTGCCTACGTGGTCTTTGTGAGCATCAACCTGCTCGGCGTGCGCGATTCGGCCAATTTCTCGCTTGTCGTAACCATATTGGCCGTGGCTGAACTGCTGGTGTTCATGGCCCTGGTGGCGCCGGGCTTCCAGCTCAAAAACGTCGTAGCCCATACCGACTCGTTTGGCTGGTCGGGGGTGTTTGCCGCACTGCCCTTTGCTATCTGGTTTTACCTGGCTATTGAAGGCGTGGCGATGGTGGCCGAAGAGGTGAAAGACCCCAGGCGCAGCATTCCCCGCGCCTACCTGCTCAGCATCGGCACGCTCGTAGTGCTGGCCATCGGCACGATGCTGTTGTGCGCCGGGGCGGGCGACTGGCGGCAACTGGCCACGATCGATTACCCCCTCCCCGAAACGCTGGCGATGGTGCTGGGCAAGGGTAGCGTCTGGACCAGCCTCTTCGCCAGCATTGGCCTGTTTGGGCTGGTGGCGTCGTTCCATTGCAACACACTCGGCTATTCGCGGCAACTCTACGTGCTGGCCCGAAACGGGTATCTGCCCGCCTTTCTGGGGCAGGTCAACGAGCGGTTCCGAACGCCGCACTGGGCGTCCATCGTGGGTGGTTTGATCGGTTTAGGGGCACTTTTTTCGGGCACGACGGATCAAATTATCATTTTTTCGGTTCTAGGAGCGTTAGTCATGTACATCGTTAGTCTGCTGAGCCTGTTTGCGTTACGGCGCAACGAGCCCCAGTTGGAGCGCCCGTTCCGAACGCCGTTCTACCCGGTCATGCCAGCAGTATCACTGGTTTTAGCCCTAATTTGCTTACTTGCTATCGTCTACTTTAATCTGCTGCTGAGTTTGTTATTCGTGGGGTTGGGCGCCATCTCGCTGGGCTTGTTCTGGCGCTTTGGCCGTCAGCGCATCAACGTCCACCTCACCACACTCGGCGAAGCAGAACGCCATTAA
- a CDS encoding sulfite oxidase: MASPFSRRGFLTQSALATLGTLLGTRIVHADTLPAHYLPLVFSTEPNPLLDKHKSMLVLNDKPWNIESPPHLLDDAITPAANMFVRNNGLMPDKVDAASWTLTINGESVKAPKTYKLADLQKRFKTYTYQLVLECAGNGRAGYFPKTAGNQWSDGAVSCAEWTGVRLRDILEDVGLKTDAVYIGYYGKDLHLSLDPAKSPISRGVPMRKALEDETLVAWAMNGQPIPMAHGAPLRLVVGGWPASVSGKWLHTISVRNKVHDGTKMTGKSYKVPIAPVEPGVDPPEDQFKIIESMPVKSLITFPQSGLLLPKPGTLAVRGHAWAGDRAVREMQLSHDFGATWQPAKLAAPRNRLAWQQWSAEVPLPQSGYYEIWARATDSAGVSQPMVMPQWNPEGYCNNSCHRIAVKVG; this comes from the coding sequence ATGGCTTCTCCGTTTTCTCGTCGTGGTTTTCTGACCCAATCGGCACTGGCTACGCTGGGTACGTTGCTCGGCACGCGCATCGTTCACGCCGATACCTTACCGGCGCATTACCTGCCGCTGGTATTCAGCACAGAACCCAACCCGCTGCTCGACAAGCACAAATCGATGCTGGTGCTGAATGACAAGCCCTGGAACATCGAAAGCCCGCCGCACCTGCTCGACGACGCCATCACGCCCGCCGCCAACATGTTTGTGCGAAATAATGGCCTGATGCCCGACAAGGTCGACGCCGCTTCCTGGACGCTGACCATCAACGGTGAGTCGGTGAAAGCACCGAAGACGTACAAGCTGGCCGATCTGCAAAAACGATTCAAAACATACACCTACCAACTCGTGCTGGAATGCGCCGGCAATGGCCGGGCGGGTTATTTCCCCAAAACGGCTGGTAACCAGTGGAGCGACGGCGCCGTTAGCTGCGCGGAGTGGACGGGCGTTCGGCTCCGCGACATTCTGGAGGATGTGGGCCTGAAAACCGACGCCGTGTACATTGGCTACTACGGTAAAGACCTGCACCTGAGCCTCGACCCGGCCAAATCGCCCATTTCGCGGGGCGTGCCCATGCGGAAAGCGCTGGAAGACGAAACGCTGGTGGCCTGGGCTATGAACGGGCAACCCATCCCGATGGCCCACGGTGCGCCGTTGCGGCTGGTGGTGGGCGGCTGGCCCGCTTCGGTGTCGGGCAAGTGGCTGCATACGATTTCGGTGCGCAACAAGGTGCACGACGGCACCAAGATGACCGGTAAAAGCTACAAGGTGCCCATTGCGCCCGTCGAGCCCGGTGTTGACCCGCCCGAAGATCAGTTCAAAATCATCGAGTCGATGCCCGTCAAGTCGCTCATCACGTTTCCGCAGTCGGGCCTGTTGCTGCCCAAACCCGGTACGCTGGCCGTTCGCGGGCATGCCTGGGCGGGCGACCGGGCCGTGCGGGAGATGCAGTTATCGCACGATTTTGGCGCCACCTGGCAACCCGCCAAACTCGCCGCCCCGCGTAACCGGCTGGCCTGGCAGCAGTGGTCGGCCGAAGTGCCGTTGCCGCAGTCGGGTTACTACGAAATCTGGGCGCGGGCAACCGACAGCGCCGGGGTGTCGCAGCCAATGGTGATGCCGCAGTGGAACCCCGAAGGCTACTGTAACAACTCGTGCCACCGGATCGCCGTCAAGGTGGGCTAA
- a CDS encoding YgaP family membrane protein, with protein sequence MTNTTKNVGFLDRLVRGLIAVDLLAVCFITLTGSLFTIPLCLLAGYFIYTGLTGFCPLYSAIGRNTRQRTEP encoded by the coding sequence ATGACCAATACGACTAAAAACGTAGGCTTTCTGGACCGCCTGGTCCGGGGCCTGATTGCCGTCGATTTGTTGGCGGTTTGTTTCATCACCCTCACTGGTAGCCTCTTCACCATTCCACTTTGCCTGCTGGCTGGCTACTTCATCTACACAGGCCTCACGGGTTTTTGCCCGCTTTACAGTGCCATCGGCCGCAACACGCGCCAACGCACCGAGCCCTAA
- a CDS encoding N-acetylmuramoyl-L-alanine amidase-like domain-containing protein — MKIHLLWLGLLVSPVAGLAQAADDLRQIMIVPGRTTAETAIRTGETLIGKPYVPHTLEGNSTEQLVVNVQQFDCATFIETTLALALSEQELPERYSASQLETTFKKYLTKLRYRHGRIDGYVSRLHYLSDWLRDNERKGIVQEVTRDIGGIQVQKDINYMTEFVQHYPALSDPTNYKQMVSIQSDLSQQPFYLIPRKAIKAAESKIKEGDILMFTAAKPGLDMRHVGYATWRNGKLYLLHASSDNHRVTISRQPIADYLANNRNLSGLRVARVRDTNPHMSQRVEPASNLSAQR, encoded by the coding sequence ATGAAGATTCACTTGCTTTGGCTGGGCCTGTTGGTCTCCCCCGTAGCTGGCCTGGCGCAGGCCGCCGACGACCTACGTCAGATCATGATCGTTCCGGGCCGAACCACCGCCGAGACGGCCATCCGAACGGGCGAAACGCTGATTGGTAAACCCTACGTACCCCATACCCTCGAAGGCAATTCGACCGAGCAGCTGGTCGTGAACGTGCAGCAGTTCGACTGTGCCACCTTCATCGAAACCACCCTCGCCCTGGCCCTGTCTGAACAGGAACTTCCCGAACGTTACAGCGCCAGCCAGCTCGAAACGACGTTTAAAAAATACCTCACCAAACTCCGCTACCGGCACGGCCGCATCGATGGCTACGTGAGCCGCCTGCATTATTTGTCTGACTGGCTGCGCGACAACGAGCGGAAAGGCATTGTGCAGGAAGTAACGCGCGACATTGGCGGCATTCAGGTTCAGAAAGACATCAATTACATGACCGAGTTTGTGCAGCACTACCCGGCCCTGTCTGACCCGACCAACTACAAACAGATGGTTTCGATCCAGTCGGACCTGAGCCAACAGCCGTTTTACCTCATTCCCCGAAAAGCCATCAAAGCGGCGGAGTCGAAAATCAAGGAGGGTGATATCCTGATGTTCACGGCGGCCAAACCCGGCCTCGACATGCGGCACGTGGGCTACGCAACCTGGCGCAATGGCAAGCTTTACCTGCTCCACGCCTCGTCGGATAACCACCGGGTCACGATTTCGCGCCAACCCATCGCCGACTACCTCGCCAACAACCGGAATCTGTCGGGGCTACGGGTTGCCCGGGTGCGCGACACAAATCCCCATATGTCGCAGCGGGTCGAACCGGCCAGTAACCTGAGCGCCCAACGGTAG
- a CDS encoding alpha-amylase family glycosyl hydrolase — translation MASDKLIIYQLLPRLFGNTNTTNLPWGTLAENGSGTFADINEAALTGMKALGATHVWYTGVPEHATMTDYAAHGIRPDDPAVVKGRAGSPYAIKDYYDVVPDFAQSVPNRMAEFEALVQRTHAHGLKVITDLVPNHVARQYASDAKPGAPATGNVPSAGTSDLGEGDDQRLPFSLRNNFYYLPGTTFKAPFVPGSIDAQTPLTNSAPPIHESPARVTGSGSINEAPHIDDWYETIKLNYGYNVFDGSLHTSLDAAPGQRNRPDTWYKLRDILLFWAGKGVDGFRCDMAHLVPVAFWQWVTAEVRATYPATIFIAEIYDPSLYRSFIFEGGFDYLYDKVGLYDSLRRLTEGHGSCYDITHVWQRESGDFAEHMLRFLETHDEQRIASSFFAGDPLRAIPAMVVTATLHTGPYLLYFGQEVGVRGEDAEGFSGHDGRTTIFDYWGMTDWQGYLNNHRYDGAGLTEPQRQLRAIYEKLGAVVRASTAIQTGAFYDLQWANQQTPGYNQHRVYSYLRYTDSEKLLIVCNFDVTQAFTSAVHVPDHAFDQMGLSATDRYQLTDLFLSDDRVDGLGNQGFAMVIPPMSARIFQLNSL, via the coding sequence ATGGCTTCCGACAAACTGATTATTTACCAACTATTACCCCGCCTCTTTGGCAACACCAACACCACCAACCTGCCCTGGGGTACGCTGGCCGAAAATGGCTCAGGTACGTTTGCCGACATCAACGAGGCGGCCCTGACGGGCATGAAAGCCCTGGGCGCTACGCACGTCTGGTACACGGGTGTTCCCGAACACGCCACCATGACCGACTACGCTGCCCACGGCATCCGCCCCGACGACCCGGCGGTGGTAAAAGGCCGGGCCGGGTCGCCATACGCTATTAAAGATTACTACGACGTGGTGCCCGATTTTGCCCAGTCGGTGCCGAACCGGATGGCCGAGTTTGAAGCGCTCGTACAACGTACCCATGCGCACGGCCTTAAGGTCATTACCGATCTAGTGCCCAACCACGTAGCCCGGCAATACGCTTCCGACGCCAAACCGGGAGCGCCTGCCACAGGCAACGTACCCAGCGCAGGTACGTCTGACCTTGGCGAGGGCGACGATCAGCGACTCCCGTTTTCGCTCCGAAATAACTTTTATTACCTGCCCGGCACCACCTTCAAGGCGCCATTCGTACCCGGCAGCATCGATGCCCAGACACCACTAACCAACTCGGCACCACCCATTCATGAGTCGCCCGCCCGCGTGACGGGCTCCGGGTCGATCAACGAAGCCCCGCACATCGACGACTGGTACGAGACCATCAAGCTCAACTACGGCTACAACGTGTTCGACGGCTCATTGCACACCAGCCTCGACGCCGCACCCGGGCAGCGCAACCGGCCCGACACCTGGTACAAACTGCGCGACATCCTGTTGTTCTGGGCGGGCAAAGGCGTAGATGGGTTCCGCTGCGACATGGCCCATCTGGTGCCGGTGGCGTTCTGGCAGTGGGTGACGGCCGAGGTGCGGGCAACGTACCCAGCCACCATTTTCATCGCCGAAATTTATGACCCCAGCCTGTATAGGTCGTTTATTTTCGAGGGTGGCTTCGATTACCTCTACGACAAAGTGGGCCTCTACGACAGCCTGCGCCGCCTCACCGAAGGCCACGGCAGTTGTTACGACATCACCCACGTGTGGCAACGCGAGTCGGGCGACTTTGCCGAGCACATGCTGCGGTTTCTGGAAACGCACGATGAACAGCGGATCGCTTCGTCGTTTTTTGCGGGCGATCCCCTGCGCGCCATCCCCGCGATGGTGGTTACGGCCACGCTGCATACCGGCCCCTATCTGCTCTATTTCGGGCAGGAAGTGGGTGTTCGGGGCGAAGACGCCGAGGGCTTCAGCGGGCACGACGGGCGCACGACCATTTTCGATTATTGGGGTATGACCGACTGGCAGGGGTACCTCAACAACCACCGGTACGACGGCGCGGGGCTTACCGAACCGCAGCGGCAATTGCGGGCCATCTACGAAAAACTCGGAGCGGTGGTAAGGGCTTCAACCGCCATCCAGACGGGCGCTTTTTACGATTTACAGTGGGCCAATCAGCAAACGCCGGGCTACAATCAGCACCGGGTTTACAGCTACCTGCGCTATACCGACAGCGAAAAACTGCTGATTGTGTGTAATTTTGATGTCACCCAGGCCTTCACATCGGCGGTACACGTGCCCGATCATGCCTTTGATCAGATGGGGTTGTCGGCCACGGATCGCTACCAGCTAACCGATTTGTTCCTGTCCGACGATCGGGTCGACGGCCTTGGTAACCAGGGATTCGCCATGGTGATTCCGCCGATGAGTGCCCGGATTTTTCAACTCAACTCGCTCTAA
- a CDS encoding GLPGLI family protein, which produces MTRIILITTLLFVALTTQAQQTEGVVNYTRKTYWANVSSRLTYLSQEQKDRIKNTYKNFNEYKEKMKLTFSPSASLYGYESDVSESDDGRWSWRNKALFFYRDFDKERVIDVEELLGKTYSVEDSLILPKWKIGNKVREIAGHMCLNATTSDPVKNQQITAWFAQDIPVAAGPERYCGLPGLILELDINDGDVIIEANSIEFKPVADVLKPAKPKKPKKLDEKGYQTLIGSYIADQVKAQQNPYWELRY; this is translated from the coding sequence ATGACCCGTATCATTCTGATTACTACCCTCCTGTTCGTGGCCCTGACCACGCAGGCGCAGCAAACCGAGGGTGTTGTGAATTACACCCGCAAGACGTATTGGGCCAACGTGTCGAGCCGGCTAACGTACCTGAGCCAGGAACAGAAAGACCGCATCAAGAACACGTACAAAAACTTCAACGAGTACAAGGAGAAGATGAAGCTCACTTTCAGCCCCTCGGCCAGCCTGTATGGCTACGAGAGCGATGTGAGCGAGAGCGACGACGGCCGGTGGTCGTGGCGCAACAAAGCCCTGTTTTTCTACCGCGACTTCGACAAGGAGCGGGTTATCGACGTCGAAGAACTGCTGGGCAAGACCTATTCGGTCGAGGACTCGCTGATTCTGCCGAAGTGGAAGATTGGCAACAAAGTGCGGGAAATTGCGGGCCATATGTGCCTGAACGCCACCACCTCCGACCCGGTCAAAAACCAGCAGATTACGGCCTGGTTTGCGCAGGACATTCCGGTGGCGGCGGGCCCCGAACGCTACTGTGGCCTGCCCGGCCTGATCCTGGAACTGGACATCAACGACGGCGACGTGATCATCGAAGCCAACAGCATCGAGTTTAAACCCGTGGCTGATGTACTGAAACCCGCGAAGCCCAAAAAGCCCAAAAAGCTCGACGAGAAAGGGTATCAGACGCTCATCGGCTCCTACATCGCCGATCAGGTGAAAGCCCAGCAAAACCCATATTGGGAGCTGCGGTATTAG